From one Streptomyces spiramyceticus genomic stretch:
- a CDS encoding PAS domain-containing protein translates to MSSRPSRGAARLAAILDALPDGLLLVNCNGTVVNANTIALEMLESPGTGLVGRGLLDLLPTFDSKLIPGSMRRADGEDDQGRTKPTRMVARRTDGSEFPVEVTSANLEDGRDAYASHSDRPGFTGDELLMLVVRDLSGTVDTEAELARSQRQTEMILRAASEGVVGTDTDGRVVLVNPAAAQILGYRASDLGGKELHPLAIHTRPDGTPFAYDDSPLADTLKSGRKHRVRGQVLWAKNGKPVAVDLTTAPVRDGDQLVGAVMTFTDRRPYDELVEKQAELVEKQTEVLDRENQRYEEIAGRHAQLTAVLGDSLRGPLEELRGELGTLAADPAGQLWPEANQVLHHLAAGYARMTTLVDNVLSFQRLAAGTEELDKKKVLLDGVVAAGVDGAIELIGPGRAQFAVHAPPIEAEVDAARLATALAHLVADVAGVDSTGKAPVAAAGGGYMDSTIVVAAAQRGEVVRIEVRGPYAGGDPVHEPIVRGIVSAHGGVLQTHEVPGMGGSAYVLEVPLGEGAGAVAPPAEDKTAHPDPAPVPGAGAGAAVSTAAASAVPVPSQAGSPTDGGGRRGRRASTDAFLDSERAGGDDAGAPAAPTGRRRARRGGEGEGGAGQQERIALPAQAAGDWAGAVSASGPGSGSGSGSGSGGTGRRRGRPSPVEGAPDGGGGVEVRAALPAAGPSGGPAAVSEGSVVTASEGAHGTGRAALGETVPPQGVPADNSAATGRRARRGAEALPALPAAPSAGSESQQQQQTSAGRRARRALAPAQERPEAPVPANAQAQAPAQAQGARTAFALPPADADRVPPTAGAADASLPGRHDAVRSDPDADHTPPQPHPVAAPTGRRRARRDLHAQQPEQLEQSGQSGQSGQSGQPGRPGRPDWAANGTSAHGPGRAEAAPPAADAVAPDGHDSGSVVASPHSWSAVGSPAPGGATAAATGTTQTWPAQGFAAGVNESDESDGDGAPVGATPAPGRQQPYAAQPLPPAQPLPAEAPVTATAAGPTPPPPPADSTQSRAFSVRTLGQGMPFAQQIAQQQNQTLGSGRRRKLATARPEAEQPTPSDARTAEGAESADAAARHPQGPPQQLLADSTQGRAYAIGAPDEGSEGPEPLDGPNGAVEVANRPHPQPVDDELPPEPLDNPRRLLVWPAPDVSTQQALSDRGYRPVIVHSREEVDAQIAAFPAALFVDPLTGPITRKALQSLRQAAVAAEVPVLVTAGLGQATREAAYGADPAVLLKALAPRDSEQHPSRVLLIEEHEEIALALTATLERRGMQVARAATDTEAVTLATQMRPNLVVMDLMQVRRRRAGIVDWLRANGQLNRTPLVVYTSAGLDETELPRLASGETVLFLAERSTSNEVQGRIVDLLAKIGTN, encoded by the coding sequence GTGAGCAGCAGGCCATCCCGAGGCGCTGCTCGCCTCGCAGCGATACTCGACGCACTCCCTGACGGGCTGTTGCTCGTCAATTGCAACGGCACCGTCGTCAATGCCAACACCATCGCGCTTGAGATGTTGGAGTCGCCGGGCACGGGCCTGGTCGGGCGCGGACTGCTCGACCTGTTGCCGACGTTCGACTCCAAGCTGATCCCGGGGTCCATGCGGCGCGCGGACGGCGAGGACGATCAAGGGCGTACGAAGCCGACCCGGATGGTCGCGCGGCGCACCGACGGGTCGGAGTTCCCCGTCGAGGTGACCAGCGCGAACCTGGAGGACGGCCGCGACGCGTACGCGTCCCACAGCGACCGTCCCGGCTTCACCGGCGACGAGCTGCTCATGCTTGTCGTACGAGACCTCTCGGGGACCGTCGACACCGAGGCCGAGCTGGCCCGTTCGCAGCGGCAGACCGAGATGATCCTGCGGGCCGCGTCCGAAGGTGTCGTCGGGACCGATACGGACGGTCGCGTCGTTCTGGTCAATCCGGCCGCCGCGCAGATACTCGGTTACCGGGCGAGCGATCTCGGCGGCAAGGAGCTGCACCCCCTCGCGATCCACACGCGCCCCGACGGGACGCCGTTCGCGTACGACGACTCGCCGCTGGCGGACACGCTCAAGTCCGGGCGCAAGCACCGGGTGCGCGGGCAGGTGCTGTGGGCGAAGAACGGCAAGCCGGTCGCGGTCGACCTGACGACCGCTCCGGTGCGGGACGGCGACCAGCTCGTCGGCGCGGTGATGACCTTCACCGACCGCCGCCCGTACGACGAACTCGTCGAAAAACAGGCCGAACTGGTCGAAAAGCAGACCGAAGTCCTCGACCGCGAGAACCAGCGCTACGAGGAGATCGCCGGGCGCCATGCCCAGCTGACCGCCGTCCTCGGCGACTCGCTGCGCGGGCCGCTCGAAGAGCTCCGGGGCGAACTGGGGACGCTGGCCGCCGACCCGGCCGGACAGTTGTGGCCCGAGGCGAACCAGGTCCTGCACCACCTGGCTGCCGGGTACGCCCGTATGACCACCCTTGTCGACAATGTCCTGAGCTTCCAGCGGCTCGCGGCGGGCACGGAGGAGCTGGACAAGAAGAAGGTCCTGCTGGACGGCGTCGTGGCGGCGGGCGTGGACGGTGCGATCGAGCTGATCGGGCCCGGGCGCGCGCAGTTCGCGGTGCACGCGCCGCCGATAGAGGCCGAGGTGGACGCGGCTCGGCTGGCTACGGCACTCGCGCACCTGGTCGCGGATGTGGCCGGGGTCGACTCGACGGGCAAGGCCCCGGTGGCGGCGGCCGGCGGCGGGTACATGGACTCGACGATCGTGGTCGCGGCAGCGCAGCGCGGTGAGGTCGTACGTATCGAGGTACGCGGGCCGTACGCCGGGGGAGACCCGGTGCACGAGCCGATCGTGCGCGGCATTGTGTCGGCGCACGGCGGGGTGCTGCAGACGCACGAGGTGCCGGGCATGGGCGGGAGTGCGTACGTCCTCGAAGTGCCGCTCGGCGAGGGCGCGGGGGCGGTGGCTCCGCCCGCGGAGGACAAGACTGCCCATCCGGATCCGGCGCCGGTGCCTGGTGCTGGTGCTGGTGCTGCTGTTTCTACTGCTGCTGCGTCTGCTGTGCCTGTGCCTTCGCAGGCGGGGTCGCCGACGGATGGTGGGGGGCGGCGCGGGCGGCGGGCTTCGACGGATGCGTTCCTGGACAGCGAGCGGGCCGGTGGTGACGACGCGGGGGCGCCTGCGGCTCCTACCGGGCGGCGCAGGGCGCGTCGGGGCGGGGAGGGCGAGGGCGGTGCCGGTCAGCAGGAACGGATCGCGCTCCCGGCTCAGGCGGCGGGGGACTGGGCCGGCGCTGTTTCCGCCTCCGGTCCTGGTTCTGGTTCTGGGTCTGGCTCCGGCTCCGGTGGTACGGGGCGCAGGCGGGGGCGGCCCAGTCCCGTTGAGGGGGCGCCGGACGGTGGTGGCGGCGTAGAGGTACGGGCTGCTCTGCCTGCTGCCGGTCCTTCGGGCGGTCCCGCTGCCGTCTCGGAGGGGTCCGTCGTGACGGCCTCCGAGGGGGCGCACGGCACCGGGCGCGCGGCGCTCGGCGAGACGGTGCCGCCCCAGGGTGTGCCCGCCGACAACTCCGCGGCGACAGGGCGCCGCGCGCGGCGTGGTGCGGAGGCGCTTCCCGCGCTGCCTGCCGCGCCCTCTGCCGGGAGCGAATCCCAGCAGCAGCAACAGACTTCGGCCGGGCGGCGTGCGCGCAGGGCGCTCGCTCCGGCGCAGGAGCGGCCGGAGGCGCCGGTGCCTGCGAATGCACAGGCGCAGGCTCCGGCGCAGGCGCAGGGCGCGCGTACCGCCTTCGCGCTGCCGCCCGCCGACGCCGACCGCGTGCCGCCGACGGCCGGTGCGGCGGATGCCTCGCTGCCGGGGCGCCATGACGCCGTACGGTCCGATCCGGACGCCGACCACACCCCGCCCCAGCCGCACCCCGTTGCCGCGCCGACGGGGCGCCGCCGTGCGCGCAGGGACCTGCACGCACAACAGCCGGAGCAGCTTGAGCAGTCCGGCCAGTCCGGCCAGTCCGGCCAGTCCGGCCAGCCCGGCCGGCCCGGCCGGCCCGACTGGGCCGCGAACGGGACTTCGGCCCACGGACCGGGCCGGGCTGAGGCGGCCCCGCCGGCCGCCGACGCCGTCGCCCCGGACGGCCACGACAGCGGCTCCGTCGTGGCCTCGCCCCACAGTTGGTCCGCCGTAGGCAGCCCGGCGCCCGGCGGGGCCACCGCCGCCGCGACCGGTACCACGCAGACCTGGCCCGCCCAGGGCTTCGCCGCAGGCGTGAACGAGAGCGACGAAAGTGACGGCGACGGCGCCCCCGTCGGCGCCACTCCCGCCCCCGGGCGCCAACAGCCTTATGCAGCACAGCCGTTGCCCCCGGCCCAGCCGCTGCCCGCAGAGGCCCCCGTAACCGCGACCGCCGCCGGCCCAACCCCACCCCCGCCGCCCGCCGACTCGACGCAGAGCCGCGCCTTCAGCGTGCGCACCCTTGGGCAGGGCATGCCCTTCGCGCAGCAGATCGCCCAGCAGCAGAACCAGACCCTGGGCTCCGGCAGGCGCCGTAAGCTCGCCACCGCGCGGCCGGAAGCGGAGCAGCCCACACCGTCCGACGCCAGAACGGCCGAGGGCGCCGAGTCCGCCGACGCCGCAGCGCGCCACCCCCAAGGCCCGCCGCAGCAGCTGCTGGCCGACTCGACGCAGGGGCGTGCGTACGCCATAGGCGCCCCCGACGAGGGCTCCGAGGGCCCCGAGCCGCTGGACGGCCCCAACGGCGCCGTGGAGGTGGCCAACCGGCCCCACCCCCAGCCGGTCGACGACGAGCTGCCCCCCGAGCCGCTGGACAACCCGCGCCGCCTGCTGGTCTGGCCGGCCCCCGACGTCTCCACGCAGCAGGCGCTGAGCGACCGCGGCTACCGCCCGGTGATCGTGCACTCCCGCGAGGAGGTCGACGCGCAGATCGCGGCGTTCCCCGCCGCCCTGTTCGTAGACCCGCTGACCGGGCCGATCACCCGTAAGGCGCTCCAGTCCTTGCGCCAGGCCGCTGTCGCCGCCGAGGTACCCGTCCTGGTGACAGCCGGGCTCGGGCAGGCGACGCGTGAGGCGGCGTACGGCGCGGATCCTGCCGTACTGCTGAAGGCTCTCGCGCCGCGCGACAGCGAGCAGCACCCCTCGCGCGTACTGCTCATCGAGGAGCACGAGGAGATCGCGCTCGCGCTGACGGCGACGCTGGAGCGGCGCGGCATGCAGGTAGCGCGCGCCGCGACCGACACCGAGGCGGTCACGCTGGCTACGCAGATGCGGCCGAATCTGGTGGTGATGGACCTGATGCAGGTACGTCGCCGACGCGCCGGAATCGTGGACTGGCTGCGCGCGAACGGTCAGTTGAACCGCACGCCGCTGGTCGTCTACACCTCGGCCGGGCTCGACGAGACGGAGCTTCCCCGGCTCGCGTCGGGCGAAACCGTGCTCTTCCTCGCCGAGCGCTCGACGAGCAACGAGGTCCAGGGCCGCATCGTCGACCTGCTCGCGAAGATCGGCACCAACTGA
- a CDS encoding long-chain fatty acid--CoA ligase, which yields MLSTMQDVPLTVTRILNHGMTIHGRSQVTTWTGESEPQRRTFAEVGERATRLANALRDELGVDGDQRVATLMWNNAEHVEAYLAIPSMGAVLHPLNLRLPPEQLVWIVNHAADRVVIANGSLLPLLAPLLPHLKTVEHVIVSGPGDRSLLDGCAPHVHEYEDLIAGRPTTYDWPELDERSAAAMCYTSGTTGDPKGVVYSHRSIYLHSMQVNMAESMGLNDKDTTLVVVPQFHVMAWGLPHATFMTGINMLMPDRFLQPAPLAEMIEREKPTHAAAVPTIWQGLLAEVTANPRDLSSMATVTIGGAACPPALMEAYDKLGVRVCHAWGMTETSPLGTMAHPPAGLTPEEEWPYRITQGRFPAGVEARLVGPGGELLAWDGESAGELEVRGAWIAGAYYGGAGGEDFKPADKFSEDGWLKTGDIGVISADGFLTLTDRAKDVIKSGGEWISSVELENALMAHPDVAEAAVIAVPDAKWSERPLATVVMKEGATADYDELKAFLATKIAKWQLPERWAAIPAVPKTSVGKFDKKVLRKQYADGELAVTEL from the coding sequence GTGCTGAGCACCATGCAGGACGTACCGCTGACAGTGACCCGCATCCTGAACCATGGGATGACGATTCACGGTCGGTCGCAGGTCACTACCTGGACAGGTGAGAGCGAGCCGCAGCGCCGCACCTTCGCCGAAGTCGGCGAGCGCGCGACCCGCCTCGCGAACGCTCTGCGCGACGAACTCGGCGTCGACGGCGACCAGCGCGTCGCGACGCTGATGTGGAACAACGCCGAGCACGTGGAGGCGTATCTCGCGATCCCCTCCATGGGCGCCGTGCTGCACCCCCTCAACCTGCGCCTGCCGCCCGAGCAGCTGGTCTGGATCGTCAACCACGCCGCCGACCGCGTCGTCATCGCCAACGGCTCCCTGCTGCCGCTGCTCGCGCCGCTCCTTCCGCACCTGAAGACCGTCGAGCACGTGATCGTGTCGGGCCCCGGCGACCGCTCCCTCCTCGACGGCTGTGCGCCGCACGTGCACGAGTACGAGGACCTGATCGCGGGCCGCCCCACCACGTACGACTGGCCGGAGCTGGACGAACGCTCCGCCGCGGCCATGTGTTACACCTCCGGCACCACCGGCGACCCCAAGGGCGTCGTCTACTCCCACCGCTCGATCTACCTGCACTCCATGCAGGTCAACATGGCCGAGTCGATGGGTCTGAACGACAAGGACACCACCCTCGTGGTCGTCCCCCAGTTTCATGTCATGGCCTGGGGCCTGCCGCACGCCACCTTCATGACCGGCATTAACATGCTCATGCCGGACCGCTTCCTCCAGCCTGCCCCGCTCGCCGAGATGATCGAGCGCGAGAAGCCGACGCACGCCGCCGCCGTCCCCACCATCTGGCAGGGCCTGCTCGCCGAGGTCACCGCCAACCCGCGCGATCTGTCCTCCATGGCGACCGTCACCATCGGCGGCGCGGCCTGCCCGCCCGCCCTCATGGAGGCGTACGACAAGCTCGGTGTACGGGTGTGCCACGCCTGGGGCATGACGGAGACCTCCCCGCTCGGCACCATGGCCCACCCGCCCGCGGGACTCACCCCCGAGGAGGAATGGCCGTACCGCATCACCCAGGGCCGCTTCCCCGCGGGCGTCGAGGCACGCCTGGTCGGGCCCGGCGGCGAGCTGCTGGCCTGGGACGGAGAGTCGGCCGGAGAGCTGGAGGTACGCGGCGCCTGGATCGCGGGGGCGTACTACGGCGGCGCGGGCGGCGAGGACTTCAAGCCCGCCGACAAGTTCAGCGAGGACGGCTGGCTCAAGACCGGCGACATCGGTGTCATCAGTGCCGACGGCTTCCTCACCCTCACCGACCGTGCGAAGGACGTCATCAAGTCCGGCGGAGAGTGGATTTCGAGCGTTGAGCTGGAGAACGCGCTGATGGCTCACCCGGACGTCGCGGAGGCGGCGGTCATCGCCGTACCGGACGCGAAATGGAGCGAACGGCCGCTGGCCACAGTGGTGATGAAGGAAGGTGCGACGGCGGACTACGACGAGCTGAAGGCGTTCCTGGCCACCAAGATCGCGAAGTGGCAGCTCCCGGAGCGGTGGGCGGCGATCCCGGCGGTGCCGAAGACGAGCGTCGGCAAGTTCGACAAGAAGGTCCTCCGCAAGCAGTACGCGGACGGCGAGCTGGCCGTAACGGAGCTCTGA